From one Microbacter margulisiae genomic stretch:
- a CDS encoding glycosyltransferase gives MKVLIVCSKTNGKIAPFITEQVESLQPFNLSFDYFFIENKGIKGYLQAFFALKQTIKKGEPTLIHAHYGLSGLLANLQRRIPVVTTYHGSDINNPKVKCFSKIAIRLSQYNIFVSEQLALKIRYRSCFLVIPCGVNLSLFYPVEKQLARQALGWDTRAKYILFAGNPEDKVKNFTLAQQATETLENVYLIPLVNYRREEVNLLMNAADVALMTSITEGSPQFIKEAMACNCPIVSTDVGDVNNLISTTDGCFITSFDKEAVVHSIKAALDFSSTGKRTDGRLKIQGQGIDLATVASRINAIYQLFAQ, from the coding sequence ATGAAGGTACTTATTGTTTGCAGCAAAACAAATGGGAAAATAGCTCCTTTTATAACCGAACAGGTCGAGAGCTTACAGCCTTTCAACCTTTCTTTTGATTACTTTTTTATCGAAAACAAAGGAATCAAAGGCTATTTACAGGCATTTTTTGCACTGAAGCAAACTATCAAAAAAGGGGAGCCAACACTCATTCATGCACATTATGGCTTGTCCGGTTTGTTAGCGAATTTACAACGGCGGATACCAGTAGTGACTACATACCACGGAAGCGACATCAACAACCCCAAAGTGAAATGCTTTTCCAAAATTGCAATTCGTCTTTCCCAATACAACATTTTTGTATCAGAACAATTGGCGTTAAAGATCAGGTATAGAAGTTGTTTTTTAGTAATTCCATGCGGAGTTAATCTTTCGCTATTTTATCCCGTTGAAAAACAACTGGCAAGACAGGCATTAGGATGGGATACCAGAGCAAAATATATTCTTTTTGCCGGCAATCCTGAAGACAAGGTCAAAAATTTTACCTTAGCGCAGCAAGCTACAGAAACATTGGAGAATGTGTATCTAATACCGTTGGTTAATTATCGCCGCGAAGAAGTAAATTTGTTAATGAACGCTGCCGATGTTGCCCTTATGACATCAATAACAGAAGGCTCCCCCCAATTTATTAAAGAAGCCATGGCATGCAACTGTCCCATTGTTTCAACTGACGTGGGAGACGTGAACAATCTCATTTCAACAACTGATGGTTGCTTCATTACATCTTTCGATAAAGAGGCTGTCGTTCATAGCATTAAAGCAGCACTAGACTTTTCATCTACTGGAAAGCGGACGGACGGACGCCTAAAAATTCAGGGCCAAGGAATAGATTTGGCAACTGTTGCTTCCCGAATCAATGCCATATATCAACTTTTTGCCCAATGA
- a CDS encoding YgjV family protein, which produces MNYIDYLGYAASTAIVISFILKNVNSIRIINSIGCLLFVTYGILLPSIPVIIANGAVIIINMYHLFQHHKS; this is translated from the coding sequence ATGAACTACATAGATTATCTTGGTTATGCGGCTTCTACAGCCATTGTGATTTCTTTTATTCTTAAAAACGTAAACAGCATCCGAATCATTAATAGTATTGGCTGTTTGTTATTTGTGACTTATGGTATTTTATTACCAAGCATCCCCGTGATTATTGCAAACGGAGCGGTTATTATTATCAATATGTATCATCTTTTTCAACATCATAAATCATGA
- a CDS encoding glutamate-5-semialdehyde dehydrogenase, whose translation MNTLSLILAQAKTAKHSLNRLDDGTIRQVLVSVAIETVKQTNALLDANQKDLNKMDKSDPKYDRLKLTEARIKAIAQDMQNVAELPSPVNEVLLERKLSNGLILKKISVPFGIIGIIYEARPNVSFDVFSLCLKSGNVCLLKGGSDAQYSNTAIVTLIQTVLETFNIDPHVISLLSPERESTLELLHAVGKVDLIIPRGSQGLIEFVRDNARVPIIETGAGICHTYFDEYGDVTKGASIINNAKTRRVSVCNALDCAIIHRSRLADLPRLVSALALSNVIIYADEPAFEVLQANYPEHLLQKATEASYGTEFLDYKIAIKTVGSIDEALLHIDHYSSKHSEAIISENEERIALFQQQVDAACVYANSSTAFTDGAQFGMGAEIGISTQKLHARGPMALQEMTTYKWLISGNGQTRPK comes from the coding sequence ATGAATACCTTATCCTTGATTTTAGCTCAGGCCAAAACAGCAAAGCATAGTCTGAATAGGCTAGACGATGGAACAATCCGTCAGGTTTTAGTGTCAGTTGCTATTGAAACTGTCAAGCAAACCAACGCTCTTTTGGATGCCAACCAAAAGGATTTAAACAAGATGGATAAAAGCGATCCCAAATATGATCGGTTAAAACTCACTGAAGCACGCATAAAAGCTATTGCTCAGGACATGCAAAATGTTGCTGAGCTACCTTCCCCTGTCAATGAAGTTCTTTTAGAGCGAAAGCTATCTAATGGACTAATATTGAAAAAAATAAGTGTCCCATTTGGCATCATTGGAATTATTTATGAAGCAAGACCAAATGTCAGCTTTGACGTATTCTCATTATGCTTGAAATCAGGCAACGTGTGTCTTTTAAAAGGTGGTTCAGACGCTCAATACTCGAACACAGCTATAGTAACATTAATACAAACCGTTTTAGAAACCTTTAATATTGATCCTCATGTTATTAGTCTGTTGTCGCCGGAAAGAGAAAGCACTCTTGAGTTGCTTCACGCAGTAGGAAAAGTAGATTTGATTATTCCGCGGGGCAGTCAGGGATTAATTGAATTTGTTCGCGATAATGCCCGCGTACCCATTATTGAGACGGGAGCAGGTATTTGTCATACCTATTTCGACGAATATGGAGATGTTACAAAAGGAGCCTCAATCATCAACAATGCAAAAACTCGTCGTGTAAGTGTATGCAACGCATTGGACTGTGCTATCATTCACCGTAGCCGTTTAGCAGATCTTCCAAGACTTGTGTCAGCATTAGCATTATCCAACGTAATTATTTATGCGGATGAGCCAGCATTTGAGGTGTTACAGGCAAATTACCCTGAGCATTTACTACAAAAAGCTACAGAGGCTTCTTATGGAACCGAATTTTTAGATTACAAAATAGCTATAAAGACAGTCGGTTCTATTGATGAAGCACTTTTGCATATAGATCATTATAGTTCCAAGCACAGTGAAGCTATTATTAGTGAAAACGAAGAACGGATTGCTTTATTTCAACAACAGGTAGATGCAGCCTGCGTATATGCCAATAGTTCAACAGCATTTACAGATGGTGCACAATTCGGAATGGGAGCTGAAATAGGAATCAGTACGCAAAAACTGCATGCCCGTGGACCTATGGCGTTACAGGAAATGACAACCTACAAATGGCTGATTTCAGGTAACGGCCAAACCCGACCGAAGTAA
- a CDS encoding DUF4293 domain-containing protein, translating to MIQRIQTVYLLLVAILSAVTFFLPIATIVTPANVFDLSCRGFVATPPIDALHSSTWALSLVNILIPVIALGTIFLFKRRRLQLVLSYINFLLMDAYYVIVIITLWFADQQLATSSHWIYHYAFIFQIINMILTFLAIRAINKDEALIRSLNRLR from the coding sequence ATGATTCAACGTATTCAAACAGTTTATTTGTTGTTAGTCGCAATATTGTCAGCAGTAACGTTTTTTTTGCCTATTGCCACTATTGTAACGCCGGCTAACGTATTTGATTTGTCGTGTCGAGGTTTTGTAGCAACTCCTCCGATTGATGCTTTACATTCGTCAACATGGGCCTTGTCTTTAGTAAACATTTTAATTCCAGTTATTGCTTTGGGAACTATCTTTTTGTTTAAACGTAGAAGATTACAACTGGTTTTGTCGTATATCAACTTCTTGTTAATGGATGCTTACTATGTTATTGTAATTATTACCTTATGGTTTGCCGATCAACAACTTGCAACCTCTTCTCATTGGATATATCATTATGCATTTATTTTCCAGATTATTAATATGATTCTTACGTTCTTGGCTATCAGAGCGATTAATAAAGACGAAGCTTTAATTCGTTCTCTGAATAGGTTGAGATGA
- a CDS encoding sensor histidine kinase produces the protein MSTKPFHLRLIFITIASIIALVSLFFTNRLINQLANEERQKIEIWAEATRLVAHSEGETDLTLIMHVLEGNTTIPVVMVDSHDNFITSRNIHEPKKHIQAFRKATIQRLKFKHPPIEIDIDPNTKQFIYYDDSLLIKELAYFPYIQLGVIALFILVSFWAFSGTKKAEQNQVWVGLSKETAHQLGTPISSLMAWIELLKAKYSEDALLPEMEKDIRRLKTIAERFSKIGSRPELIAVPIIDALGGAITYMRNRISNKVTIEIQQNIPETAEAFINIPLFEWVIENLCKNAIDAMDGSGKITITLNENNRHYLIDVQDTGKGMAKRLFKTIFTPGFTTKKRGWGLGLSLAKRIIEEYHNGKIYVKQSEINHGTVFRIALRKTN, from the coding sequence ATGTCAACAAAACCATTTCATCTTCGGCTTATATTCATTACTATTGCATCAATCATTGCGTTAGTATCACTTTTTTTCACTAATAGGTTAATAAACCAATTGGCAAATGAAGAACGCCAGAAAATTGAGATTTGGGCGGAAGCGACTCGGCTGGTCGCTCACTCTGAAGGAGAAACGGACTTAACCCTTATCATGCATGTGCTCGAAGGAAACACAACTATTCCAGTTGTTATGGTTGATAGCCACGACAATTTTATCACTTCTCGTAATATCCACGAGCCTAAAAAACATATCCAAGCCTTTCGTAAAGCAACCATTCAACGACTAAAATTTAAACATCCACCGATAGAAATTGACATTGACCCTAATACCAAACAATTTATCTATTATGATGATTCATTATTAATCAAAGAATTAGCATATTTTCCATATATTCAATTAGGAGTTATTGCTTTATTTATACTTGTTTCTTTTTGGGCATTTTCAGGCACCAAAAAAGCAGAGCAAAATCAGGTATGGGTGGGATTATCAAAAGAGACGGCACATCAACTCGGAACCCCCATTTCCTCTTTAATGGCTTGGATAGAACTTTTGAAAGCCAAATATTCAGAAGATGCTTTACTACCTGAAATGGAAAAAGATATCAGACGGTTGAAAACCATCGCCGAACGATTTTCAAAGATTGGATCCAGACCAGAGTTGATTGCTGTCCCTATCATTGATGCACTGGGAGGAGCCATCACTTATATGCGAAATCGAATATCCAATAAAGTAACCATTGAAATACAACAAAATATTCCCGAAACGGCAGAAGCATTCATAAACATACCTCTATTTGAATGGGTTATTGAAAACCTTTGCAAAAATGCTATTGACGCAATGGACGGTAGTGGCAAAATAACCATTACTCTTAACGAAAATAATCGCCATTATCTCATAGATGTTCAAGACACGGGCAAGGGAATGGCTAAACGTCTTTTCAAAACCATTTTCACACCAGGCTTCACCACGAAAAAAAGAGGATGGGGCTTAGGATTGTCTTTAGCAAAACGCATTATTGAAGAATATCATAACGGAAAAATTTACGTAAAACAATCAGAAATAAATCATGGCACTGTCTTTCGCATTGCCTTACGAAAAACAAACTAA
- a CDS encoding Gfo/Idh/MocA family protein: MSCKIKFAVVGLGHIGKRHAEMIRLNPDAELIAVCDILSKDQLGLGNLQERFFSSIEELFDAHLDIDVVNICTPNVYHAEYAIQALENGYHVVLEKPIALTRSDAERILYTSLSMSRDVFCVMQNRYSPPAVWLKDLVFKKSLGEIFMVQINCYWNRDENYYKAGNWHGDEKLDGGTLFTQFSHFIDIMYWLFGDITNIHGNFKDFNHSQLTDFEDSGVVTFDFVKGGMGVLNYSTAIWDKNYESSITIIGSQGTVRVAGQYMNEVTYCHVKDYVMPELPASNPPNDYGLYKGSAQNHHYIIQNVIEKLSGSGSITTNLLEGMKVTEIIERIYHVRDQHWKKKKK; encoded by the coding sequence ATGAGCTGTAAAATAAAATTTGCCGTAGTGGGTCTGGGGCATATCGGGAAACGACATGCTGAAATGATTCGTCTTAATCCAGATGCAGAATTAATCGCTGTCTGTGATATTTTATCCAAGGATCAGTTAGGATTGGGTAATTTGCAGGAACGTTTTTTTTCTTCTATTGAGGAATTATTTGATGCTCATTTGGATATTGATGTGGTTAATATTTGTACGCCAAACGTGTATCATGCAGAATATGCTATTCAAGCTTTGGAAAACGGATATCACGTTGTTCTTGAAAAGCCTATTGCTTTAACGCGTTCTGATGCTGAACGTATTTTATATACTTCATTGTCAATGTCGAGAGACGTATTTTGTGTGATGCAAAATCGATATTCACCACCTGCAGTATGGTTAAAGGATCTTGTATTCAAGAAGAGTCTTGGTGAAATATTTATGGTGCAAATTAATTGTTACTGGAATAGAGATGAAAATTATTACAAAGCTGGCAATTGGCACGGTGATGAAAAACTAGACGGAGGTACGTTGTTTACTCAATTTTCTCATTTTATTGATATCATGTATTGGCTTTTTGGAGATATAACCAATATTCATGGCAATTTCAAAGATTTCAATCATAGTCAGTTGACTGATTTTGAAGATAGTGGTGTGGTAACTTTTGATTTTGTCAAAGGTGGCATGGGCGTTTTGAACTACTCAACGGCTATTTGGGATAAAAATTATGAAAGCAGCATTACTATCATAGGTTCACAAGGAACTGTTCGGGTTGCTGGTCAATATATGAACGAAGTAACTTATTGTCATGTAAAAGATTATGTAATGCCTGAATTGCCTGCGTCTAATCCACCTAATGATTATGGCTTGTATAAAGGTTCGGCCCAAAATCATCATTATATTATCCAAAATGTGATAGAAAAACTTTCAGGAAGTGGTTCTATTACAACTAATTTACTTGAAGGTATGAAAGTGACTGAAATTATCGAAAGAATCTATCATGTTAGAGATCAGCACTGGAAAAAGAAGAAGAAATAA
- a CDS encoding DUF354 domain-containing protein has protein sequence MNILIDICHPSHVHLFKHSIRLLQQDGHNVIVTVKDIPVAKQLLEQEHIDYLSLEGTKRDSLLGKGLIQLKYNYLLTRIARRYHIDIGIGSSVTVAQIAKLNGFPSLFFDDDDDFVEPLTVRFAHSFASVILSPKPLEAHRKKRPAIFYQGSHELAYLHPNRFRPDPSVMQSIGLQVDEPFFVMRFNAFKAHHDGNVQGLTLEQKLDLINILAPHGKVLITTERNIEPELAPYQMKISPDKVHHLLYYATLFVGDSQTMTSEAAILGTPAFRCNSLVGQLAVIEELENRYNLAYGFTTDHFTQMTETIRQLLDNSNLKKEWHTKREYYLTDKIDVTAFLVWFIEHYPKSKQIVLDDPSFPLSFR, from the coding sequence ATGAACATTTTGATTGATATTTGCCACCCCAGCCACGTTCATTTATTCAAGCATTCCATTCGCCTCCTTCAACAGGATGGACACAACGTGATTGTCACCGTTAAAGATATCCCTGTTGCCAAACAGCTTTTAGAGCAGGAACATATTGACTACCTTTCTTTAGAAGGAACAAAACGCGACTCATTACTTGGCAAAGGGTTAATACAATTAAAATACAATTACTTACTAACGAGAATAGCCAGAAGGTATCATATTGACATTGGTATTGGTTCGTCTGTCACAGTGGCCCAAATAGCCAAGTTGAATGGATTTCCATCCCTTTTCTTTGATGATGATGATGACTTTGTAGAGCCTTTAACCGTACGCTTTGCCCATTCTTTTGCGTCCGTCATCCTTTCACCAAAACCATTGGAAGCCCACAGAAAAAAACGGCCAGCCATTTTTTATCAGGGCAGCCATGAGTTGGCATATTTACATCCCAACCGTTTTCGACCGGATCCTTCAGTAATGCAATCCATCGGATTACAGGTGGATGAACCTTTCTTCGTTATGCGTTTCAATGCATTTAAAGCGCATCATGACGGGAATGTACAGGGCCTTACGCTGGAACAAAAATTGGATTTGATCAATATTCTTGCTCCCCACGGCAAAGTTCTGATTACAACCGAACGAAATATTGAACCGGAACTTGCCCCATATCAGATGAAAATATCACCTGACAAGGTACATCATCTGCTTTATTATGCAACCCTTTTTGTAGGCGACAGTCAAACTATGACTTCTGAAGCTGCTATTTTAGGAACGCCGGCCTTCAGATGTAATTCATTAGTAGGACAATTAGCTGTTATTGAAGAATTGGAAAATCGCTATAATCTCGCCTATGGATTTACCACTGATCATTTTACACAAATGACAGAGACTATTCGTCAGTTGCTAGATAATTCCAATCTAAAAAAGGAATGGCACACAAAAAGAGAGTATTATCTTACTGATAAAATAGATGTTACTGCTTTTCTGGTATGGTTTATAGAGCACTATCCCAAAAGCAAACAAATTGTTTTAGACGATCCTTCATTTCCACTATCTTTTCGTTAA
- a CDS encoding acyltransferase has product MSYFAHETVVIDLPCTIGNGTKIWHFTHIMAQCTIGDNCNIGQNVVISPDVILGDNVKVQNNVSIYSGVICENDVFLGPSMVFTNVLNPRSTVNRKNEFKTTYVHRGASIGANATIVCGIHIGEYAMIGAGAVVTKDVKPYALVVGNPARQIGWISAYGIRLHFDEQGFAACSATGDKYQLQDQYVTKLIISK; this is encoded by the coding sequence ATGTCCTATTTTGCACATGAAACAGTTGTGATTGATTTGCCTTGTACGATTGGCAATGGTACTAAAATCTGGCATTTTACACATATAATGGCACAATGTACAATTGGAGACAATTGCAATATTGGTCAGAATGTGGTAATTTCACCAGATGTGATATTAGGGGACAATGTAAAGGTACAAAACAATGTATCAATCTATTCGGGTGTAATTTGTGAAAATGATGTTTTTTTAGGCCCGTCGATGGTTTTTACCAATGTCTTGAATCCACGAAGTACTGTTAATCGTAAAAATGAGTTTAAAACAACATATGTCCACCGGGGTGCATCGATAGGAGCTAATGCAACAATTGTGTGCGGAATTCATATAGGAGAATATGCCATGATCGGAGCCGGAGCTGTCGTAACAAAAGACGTGAAACCTTATGCATTGGTTGTAGGAAATCCTGCACGTCAAATCGGTTGGATCAGTGCTTATGGCATAAGATTGCATTTTGATGAACAGGGTTTTGCTGCCTGTTCTGCTACCGGTGATAAGTATCAATTACAAGATCAATATGTTACTAAATTAATTATTTCAAAATGA
- a CDS encoding sugar transferase — protein sequence MKIKKLNKERAGFNNPQTIYILVNFGVNFIVFFFVIGVFPFANSNPIKKYIWPFLIYQIIWILLGVSFKKYLSFRKRSIGTFVDQCFKSDFFASTVGIGLVLLFLDLHYSVSFLLVLSCSCLGCELILISLIYAFGEAQLVEVSVVLPNTNTPAINEYPSHPLNAESIETLEILIRKAGGTRLLDFLRINICPFVSSTLYIETASRFNIEKIYGGRYSSIVDFKVINEIREINAFFAAVNDKLPVGGIFIACFETKSQRKRRILGGHPSLDNYLHYGFDFLLRRIGPKLNLTREFYFWITNGTNRVLSKAEVFGRLYYSGFEVISQRKIKGLTYVVAHKNKVPQRDEVLNYSSIIKLKRLGKDGKIITVYKLRTMHPYSEYLQDYIYKHHQLHESGKFNTDIRITTLGRFLRRYWLDELPMMANFLKRDLKLVGVRPLSEHYFNLYSSDIQTQRLRHRPGLLPPYYADMPKTLNEIQASEKRYLDACEKHGTFITDVRYFFKIIYRIIFGQARSR from the coding sequence ATGAAAATAAAAAAATTAAACAAGGAGAGAGCTGGCTTTAATAATCCTCAGACTATTTATATTCTGGTTAATTTTGGAGTCAATTTTATCGTTTTCTTTTTTGTTATTGGCGTATTCCCTTTTGCAAATTCGAACCCTATAAAGAAATATATTTGGCCATTTTTAATATACCAGATTATCTGGATATTACTGGGAGTCTCTTTTAAAAAATATCTTTCTTTCCGGAAACGATCTATTGGAACATTTGTGGATCAATGTTTTAAGTCTGATTTTTTTGCGTCAACCGTTGGAATTGGATTAGTGTTGTTGTTTCTTGACTTGCACTATTCGGTTAGTTTTTTATTGGTGCTTTCTTGTAGTTGTTTGGGATGCGAATTAATTCTGATTTCTTTGATTTATGCTTTTGGAGAAGCTCAGTTGGTGGAGGTGTCTGTTGTTTTACCAAATACCAACACTCCCGCAATTAATGAATACCCATCACATCCTTTAAATGCTGAATCTATAGAGACATTGGAAATATTGATTAGAAAAGCAGGGGGGACTCGATTACTGGATTTTCTTCGGATAAATATCTGTCCATTTGTTTCTTCAACTCTTTATATTGAAACAGCTTCCCGTTTTAATATTGAGAAAATATATGGAGGCCGTTATTCTTCTATAGTGGATTTTAAGGTCATAAATGAAATTCGTGAAATAAATGCTTTTTTTGCTGCAGTAAATGATAAATTGCCGGTTGGTGGTATTTTTATTGCTTGTTTTGAAACAAAAAGTCAGCGGAAACGGAGAATTTTAGGAGGACATCCTTCGCTGGACAACTATTTACATTATGGGTTTGATTTTCTTTTGAGAAGGATAGGCCCAAAATTAAACCTGACTCGGGAATTTTATTTTTGGATTACGAATGGAACTAATCGTGTTCTGTCAAAGGCCGAAGTTTTTGGCCGATTGTATTATTCTGGATTTGAGGTTATTAGTCAGCGAAAAATAAAAGGACTTACTTATGTAGTTGCGCACAAGAATAAAGTGCCTCAACGAGATGAAGTGCTGAATTATAGTTCTATTATAAAACTAAAGCGTTTAGGGAAGGATGGAAAAATCATTACCGTATACAAATTACGTACGATGCATCCATATTCGGAATATTTACAGGATTACATTTATAAACATCATCAATTGCATGAAAGTGGAAAGTTTAATACAGACATTCGAATTACTACATTAGGACGTTTTTTGCGTCGCTATTGGTTAGATGAGCTTCCCATGATGGCAAATTTTTTGAAGAGAGATTTGAAGTTGGTTGGAGTTCGTCCGTTGAGCGAGCATTATTTCAACCTTTATTCTTCTGATATACAAACGCAGCGGCTGCGTCATCGTCCTGGATTACTACCCCCATACTATGCAGACATGCCAAAAACATTAAATGAGATTCAGGCTTCAGAGAAGCGTTATTTGGATGCGTGTGAAAAACATGGTACCTTTATTACTGACGTGCGTTATTTTTTTAAAATCATTTATCGTATTATTTTTGGGCAGGCAAGAAGTCGGTAG
- a CDS encoding DegT/DnrJ/EryC1/StrS family aminotransferase — protein sequence MRPIQMVDLKSQYDKIHDEINVQMQQVLDSATFIRGEKVTIFQRNLEKYLHVKHVIPVGNGTDALQIALMALGLQKGDEVITPTFTFIATVEVIALLGLTPVLVDVDSETFCMSPEAVRKAITKKTKAILPVHLFGQHADMEALKNIADEFQLFLVEDACQSMGSIYTFTNGLSCSTGCMGTVGCTSFFPSKNLGCFGDGGALFTNDDALADTIRSIANHGMEVRYHHDRVGVNSRLDSLQAAVLDVKLKYLDLYILARQQAAQFYDQALAGCERASPPVHQLKSTHAFHQYTLKLHHIDRNAVQIAMAQKNVPTMVYYPIPIHLQKAYAYLGYKSGDFPVAEQLSQQVLSLPMHTELDEEQLQYIINSLKLVLQ from the coding sequence ATGCGTCCAATACAAATGGTTGACTTAAAGAGTCAATACGATAAGATACACGATGAAATCAATGTACAAATGCAACAGGTACTTGATTCAGCAACATTCATCAGAGGCGAAAAAGTTACCATATTTCAGCGCAATTTAGAAAAATATTTGCATGTGAAGCATGTTATTCCAGTTGGAAATGGAACTGATGCATTACAAATTGCACTTATGGCTCTTGGCCTTCAAAAAGGGGATGAGGTGATTACACCAACTTTTACATTTATTGCAACAGTTGAAGTTATTGCTTTATTGGGATTGACACCTGTTTTGGTAGATGTTGATTCTGAGACTTTTTGCATGTCGCCAGAGGCTGTGCGTAAGGCAATAACAAAAAAAACAAAAGCAATTTTACCCGTACATTTATTTGGTCAGCATGCAGATATGGAGGCTTTGAAAAATATTGCAGACGAATTTCAATTGTTTTTAGTGGAAGATGCATGTCAGTCAATGGGCTCAATTTATACATTCACTAATGGACTAAGTTGTTCAACGGGTTGTATGGGAACCGTAGGTTGTACATCGTTTTTCCCTTCTAAAAATCTGGGATGTTTTGGTGATGGAGGTGCTCTTTTTACGAATGACGATGCATTAGCTGATACGATCCGTTCAATTGCAAATCATGGGATGGAGGTTCGATATCATCATGACAGAGTTGGTGTTAACTCTCGTTTGGATAGTTTACAAGCTGCTGTACTAGATGTGAAATTAAAATATCTTGATCTATACATTTTGGCACGGCAGCAGGCTGCCCAGTTTTATGATCAGGCATTAGCTGGTTGTGAAAGGGCCTCTCCGCCTGTTCATCAATTGAAGTCAACGCATGCTTTCCATCAATATACTTTAAAATTACATCATATTGATCGCAATGCAGTGCAAATCGCAATGGCTCAGAAAAATGTGCCAACAATGGTGTATTATCCTATTCCAATTCATTTGCAAAAGGCTTATGCTTATCTGGGATATAAGTCAGGGGATTTTCCGGTGGCAGAACAATTGTCGCAACAGGTACTTTCTTTGCCTATGCATACCGAATTAGATGAGGAACAGTTACAGTATATCATCAATTCACTTAAGTTAGTTTTACAATAA
- a CDS encoding lipid II:glycine glycyltransferase FemX — MNHPNSSYIIRTSIHDIDRDQWTMFVNTHPQGNFFHTPDYVDLYQDIKGYKSYVVSAYNSNLQMVGILVAIRQTVYNGLLGYLTSRAIVVGGPLIDAQHPDVAELLLKSYCKKIRHRAVYTQFRNQFDMSPFQQAFQQVSARFEEHLNILIDLTNSEETLWKEVYPQRRNKIRQALKQQVEVRELKTDQEREESWKILRAVYEREKLPLAKKTVFEKAFKILVPKGMLKIYGAFYQQQLIGTRYLFAYKTQIFDWYAGSYQKFYSVRPNDLLPWEIFLRCKDEGFTTFDFGGAGNPNIPYGVRDYKIRYGGTLVNFGRYEIAHNNAIFALMQNAFRFWQKLR, encoded by the coding sequence ATGAATCATCCCAATTCTTCTTATATCATACGAACTTCTATACATGATATTGATCGTGATCAATGGACAATGTTCGTAAACACTCATCCGCAAGGCAATTTTTTTCATACACCTGATTATGTAGATCTATATCAGGATATAAAAGGCTACAAATCATACGTAGTTTCGGCATATAACAGCAATTTACAAATGGTCGGCATATTGGTAGCGATCCGCCAAACGGTTTATAATGGCCTGTTGGGATATCTTACTTCACGCGCCATTGTTGTCGGGGGACCACTTATAGACGCCCAACATCCAGATGTCGCAGAATTGTTATTAAAAAGCTATTGCAAAAAAATAAGACATCGCGCCGTTTATACGCAGTTTCGGAACCAATTTGACATGTCTCCATTTCAACAGGCGTTCCAACAGGTTAGTGCACGTTTTGAAGAGCATCTAAATATTCTCATTGATTTAACCAACTCAGAAGAAACGCTTTGGAAGGAGGTTTATCCGCAACGGCGTAACAAAATCAGGCAAGCCCTGAAACAGCAAGTCGAAGTCAGAGAATTAAAAACGGATCAGGAAAGAGAGGAATCTTGGAAAATACTGCGAGCAGTATATGAACGGGAAAAGCTTCCTTTGGCAAAAAAAACAGTATTCGAAAAAGCTTTTAAAATACTGGTTCCTAAAGGAATGCTAAAAATTTATGGCGCTTTTTACCAGCAGCAACTCATTGGCACCCGTTACCTGTTTGCTTATAAAACGCAGATTTTCGACTGGTATGCAGGAAGTTATCAAAAATTTTATTCTGTACGCCCAAATGACCTCCTTCCCTGGGAAATTTTTCTGCGATGCAAGGACGAAGGCTTTACAACGTTTGATTTTGGTGGCGCTGGCAATCCCAATATACCGTATGGCGTTCGTGATTACAAAATTCGCTATGGTGGCACGCTAGTCAATTTCGGACGCTATGAAATTGCTCATAATAACGCTATATTTGCACTCATGCAAAACGCTTTCCGATTCTGGCAAAAATTACGATAA